One Telluria mixta DNA window includes the following coding sequences:
- a CDS encoding aspartyl/asparaginyl beta-hydroxylase domain-containing protein, producing MASNEGEIAAWERAAQAALKGANPRLAAQLWQRILEQVPTHGPALLGMAQLHYRSGALPEARALLERLVAADGRDKQQWINLAVVCMAQRDEAREEEAIRGALVLEPTDLVALILRAGLLTRQGKRHAAARAHGAVAAVAPPLQQLPPELRPAVQEALAYREQYDTDFGRFLDDHMAPHLRDLQGERVQRFTESLAIMLGRKRRYEPQPALFHFQGLAPITFFDRQDFPWLDAFERETDAIRAEFVAAQAGAEGFTPYMQYSEDQPLRQWAELNNSLRWSAFHLVEAGKVNDANAQRCPRTMALLAGAPQPDQPGRTPVAMFSVLKPKTRIPPHCGVSNVRLVTHVPLVVPPGCGFRVGNDVRAWEEGKAWVFDDTIEHEAWNDSDLPRAILMFDIWHPHLTGPERALVTAMSAGMNAFSADEGSFGL from the coding sequence ATGGCTTCCAACGAAGGTGAAATCGCAGCCTGGGAACGCGCGGCCCAGGCGGCGCTGAAAGGCGCCAATCCGCGCCTCGCGGCGCAGCTGTGGCAGCGCATCCTCGAACAGGTGCCGACGCACGGTCCGGCGCTGCTCGGCATGGCGCAACTGCATTACCGGTCCGGCGCGCTGCCGGAGGCGCGGGCGCTGCTCGAGCGCCTCGTCGCGGCCGACGGACGCGACAAGCAGCAGTGGATCAACCTCGCCGTCGTCTGCATGGCCCAGCGCGACGAGGCGCGCGAGGAAGAGGCGATCCGGGGCGCGCTCGTGCTGGAACCGACCGACCTCGTCGCGCTGATCCTGCGTGCCGGCCTGCTCACGCGCCAGGGCAAGCGCCACGCGGCCGCGCGCGCGCATGGCGCCGTCGCCGCGGTGGCGCCGCCGCTGCAGCAACTGCCGCCCGAACTGCGCCCGGCCGTGCAGGAGGCGCTGGCGTACCGCGAACAATACGACACCGATTTCGGCCGCTTCCTCGACGACCACATGGCGCCGCACCTGCGCGACCTGCAAGGCGAGCGCGTGCAGCGTTTCACGGAATCGCTAGCCATCATGCTGGGCCGCAAACGCCGCTACGAGCCGCAACCCGCGCTGTTCCACTTCCAGGGTCTCGCGCCCATCACGTTCTTCGACCGCCAGGACTTCCCGTGGCTCGACGCCTTCGAGCGCGAGACGGACGCGATCCGCGCGGAATTCGTCGCCGCGCAGGCCGGCGCCGAAGGCTTTACGCCATATATGCAGTACAGCGAGGACCAGCCGCTGCGCCAGTGGGCCGAGTTGAACAACTCGCTGCGCTGGAGCGCCTTCCACCTCGTCGAGGCGGGCAAGGTCAACGACGCGAATGCGCAGCGCTGCCCGCGCACGATGGCATTGCTGGCCGGTGCACCGCAGCCGGACCAGCCGGGCCGCACGCCTGTCGCGATGTTTTCCGTGCTCAAGCCGAAGACGCGCATCCCGCCGCACTGCGGCGTCAGCAACGTCCGCCTCGTGACGCATGTGCCGCTCGTCGTGCCGCCGGGCTGCGGTTTCCGCGTCGGCAACGACGTGCGCGCATGGGAAGAAGGGAAGGCGTGGGTGTTCGACGATACCATCGAGCACGAGGCGTGGAACGACAGCGACCTGCCGCGCGCGATCCTGATGTTCGACATCTGGCATCCGCACCTGACCGGGCCGGAGCGCGCGCTGGTGACGGCGATGAGCGCGGGCATGAACGCGTTCTCGGCAGACGAAGGCAGCTTCGGGTTGTAG